A window from Candidatus Zixiibacteriota bacterium encodes these proteins:
- a CDS encoding thermonuclease family protein — protein MKKTTRIILVLIFILFLILIRFVVEIGQDKAPDNRFRVTGIIDGDTVELPGGDRLRLIGIDCPERGDPFYDSASAFMSGLLLDQIPEVVYSSRRRDGYGRQLGYLYLDTLFVNAAVLRQGLACVYLFDDNLADRGRIGELLAAQNVAIDQRRGIWSLPHHEEPYYVAKKGSLRFHRPTCRSVRDLDPGQQLRFETRLEALRQGYSPCRNCRP, from the coding sequence ATGAAAAAAACGACCCGAATTATACTCGTACTGATATTTATCCTGTTTCTCATACTTATCCGCTTTGTGGTCGAAATCGGTCAGGATAAGGCCCCCGATAACCGTTTCAGGGTCACCGGAATTATCGACGGAGATACGGTCGAGTTACCGGGCGGGGACCGGTTGCGGCTGATCGGAATCGATTGCCCCGAGCGCGGCGATCCCTTTTACGATTCCGCCTCGGCCTTCATGTCGGGCCTGCTCCTGGATCAAATTCCGGAAGTGGTTTATTCGAGCCGCCGCCGGGACGGTTATGGCCGCCAGTTGGGATACCTGTATCTCGATACCCTTTTCGTCAATGCCGCCGTTCTGCGTCAGGGACTGGCCTGCGTTTACCTGTTCGATGATAATCTGGCCGACCGGGGCCGGATCGGGGAATTGCTGGCCGCTCAGAACGTGGCCATCGATCAGCGCCGGGGGATATGGTCACTGCCGCATCATGAGGAACCATATTATGTGGCAAAAAAAGGATCGCTTCGTTTTCATCGGCCGACCTGCCGAAGTGTCCGCGATCTCGATCCCGGTCAACAGCTCCGGTTTGAGACCCGTCTGGAAGCCCTCCGCCAGGGTTATTCGCCCTGCCGTAATTGCCGGCCGTGA